A portion of the Euwallacea similis isolate ESF13 chromosome 8, ESF131.1, whole genome shotgun sequence genome contains these proteins:
- the LOC136410283 gene encoding glucose dehydrogenase [FAD, quinone]-like encodes MAAMSSLVILVYVATVSLFGIFLHYALLISDVLYTFIPIEKNEIFDYIVVGGGSAGSIIANRLAKNSKDTVLVLEAGKDLSDLLHIPSVGLLLQKTAYDWSYHTVPQKHACKGLNNNISLWPMGKVLGGTSMLNNMLYTRGHREDFDEWFRENEFYNYSDILQYFKALEQYKNTKGYSNSHKPMFISQLSFSTNLPTVLLEAAKHLGYPVMSNNNLNCKLGFDSPAVNLFNGKRWTSADNLKEHPRVNLFIKINCLVEKIILKYGFEAKGVQYIFLGKKYRAFAKKAVILSAGVIGSPKILMLSGIGPKNHLNSLGIPLVANLPVGNNLQDHVTTGFDLILLNHTLSLGLENILSPISMYEYFIKGSGPWTTTGCELMAFFNTKSKSSKLRPDLQFMVMPLGLSEDNGYFLRNLVGISDTIWSSYFAKIKKKSLTILPVLLHPKSRGTIRLQSKDPLTPPLIDPQYLTEPEDVEVLIRGIQIIKDLMKTQDLQLFGAELNNNTLTECQEYAFDTKEYWECYVRYLSTTAFHPVGTCKMGKRDDPTTVVDYNFQIKALNKLYVVDGSVLPSLPSGNVNGPILMLAEMAADYVRKNSYLSSKVCAISEIFVPKHIC; translated from the exons ATGGCGGCTATGAGCAGCCTAGTGATTCTAGTTTATGTAGCCACAGTTTCtctttttggaattttccTACATTATGCCTTGCTTATTAGTGATGTATTATATACATTTATCCCTATAGAGAAGAATGAGATATTTGACTACATTGTAG TTGGTGGAGGATCGGCAGGTTCTATTATAGCAAATCGACTAGCCAAAAACTCAAAAGACACAGTTTTAGTTTTGGAAGCTGGAAAAGATCTCTCAGACTTGCTACATATCCCCTCAGTAGGGCTATTGCTGCAAAAAACTGCATACGACTGGTCTTACCATACTGTTCCTCAAAAACATGCCTGCAAAGGACTGaataataat ATCAGTTTATGGCCTATGGGCAAAGTGTTGGGTGGTACCAGTATGTTGAATAACATGCTCTATACCCGGGGACATAGGGAAGACTTTGATGAGTGGTTCAGGGAGAATGAATTCTACAATTATTCAGATattttacagtattttaaAGCTTTAGAGCagtataaaaatacaaaag gATACAGTAATTCTCATAAACCAATGTTTATTAGTCAGTTAAGTTTTTCAACTAATTTGCCCACAGTTTTATTGGAGGCTGCCAAGCATTTGGGGTACCCTGTTATGagtaacaataatttaaactgCAAATTAG GATTTGACAGTCCGGCGGTAAATCTATTTAATGGTAAAAGGTGGACTTCTGCAGATAATTTGAAGGAGCACCCCAGAgtcaatttattcattaaaatcaattGTTTAGTTGAAAAA attattttgaaatacgGTTTTGAAGCCAAAGGAGTCCAATACATCTTCCTGGGTAAAAAATACAGGGCGTTTGCAAAAAAAGCTGTAATACTTTCAGCGGGAGTTATAGGGTCTCCTAAAATATTAATGCTCTCAGGGATTGGACCAAAAAATCATCTAAATTCTCTGGGTATTCCTTTAGTGGCAAATCTCCCTGTAGGAAATAACTTACAAGACCATGTAACTACAG GGTTTGATCTAATTCTTCTTAACCATACGTTAAGTTTGGGATTAGAAAACATACTATCTCCAATCTCCatgtatgaatattttattaaagggTCAGGCCCTTGGACCACTACAGG GTGCGAATTGATGGCATTCTTCAATACGAAATCTAAGTCATCCAAATTAAGACCAGATCTTCAATTTATGGTAATGCCTTTGGGGCTTAGCGAGGATAATGGATATTTTTTGAGGAATCTCGTAG GTATTTCCGACACAATCTGGTCAAGCTAtttcgcaaaaattaaaaaaaaaagtctcaCCATTTTACCGGTTTTACTACATCCGAAAAGCAGAGGAACTATACGATTACAAAGCAAAGATCCATTGACCCCGCCTTTGATTGATCCTCAGTATTTGACTGAACCGGAAGATGTGGAAGTGCTTATTAGGGGAATACAGATAATCAaagatttaatgaaaaccCAGGATTTGCAGTTATTTGGTGCtgaacttaataataatactttgactg AGTGTCAGGAATATGCATTTGATACCAAAGAATATTGGGAATGTTACGTGCGGTACTTGAGTACCACGGCGTTTCATCCAGTGGGAACGTGCAAAATGGGCAAACGGGACGATCCAACAACCGTTGTTGATTACAATTTTCAG ataaaagcCCTTAACAAGTTATATGTGGTAGACGGCTCCGTGCTACCGTCTCTGCCCAGTGGAAACGTCAATGGTCCTATTTTAATGTTGGCTGAAATGGCAGCTGATTACGTCAGaaaaaacagttatttaaGCTCGAAAGTGTGTGCTATTAGTGAAATTTTTGTGCCAAAACatatctgttaa
- the xit gene encoding dolichyl pyrophosphate Glc1Man9GlcNAc2 alpha-1,3-glucosyltransferase: MILTVTLLTSCVKLLLIPSYRSTDFEVHRNWLALTHSLPVDKWYYEETSEWTLDYPPFFGWFEYLMSFVAAYFDKNMLKVHNTGYSSEMTVLFQRLSVIVSDFVYFYGVHKVCEGLPKGWKKEVVLPILLVTNCGLMMVDHIHFQYNGIMYGIMLLSIAAMWKENYKWAAFWFSFLLNMKHIYIYLAPAYFIYLLKHYCFSKSSQAKTLVSKIQLNHLLGLGAIVIGVFAVSFVPFVYHIPQVLSRLFPFKRGLCHAYWAPNVWAIYNTFDKGLSLILPKFGIQLSQNNSTLSITRGLVQEFTHSVLPTIRPSTTMALTVLFIVPLMGKLFVLKKDPLNFLRCLVLSGLTSFLFGWHVHEKAILMIIIPLCILSVLNQRDAKIFLMLATIGHYSLFPLLFPVSLIFVKILLLILYTSYAFYVEYKIHLASACRYSLPLLNIAESLYLLGLTLVFFYENVIHKLSGLDSKLPFLPLMLTSFYCSLGVVYCWARYYFQLLHDG, from the exons ATGATCCTCACTGTAACTTTGTTAACATCTTGTgttaaattattgttgataCCTTCATA TAGGTCAACTGATTTTGAAGTACACAGAAATTGGCTAGCCCTAACACATTCCCTGCCAGTTGATAAATGGTATTATGAGGAAACGTCTGAATGGACTTTAGATTATCCTCCATTTTTTGGGTGGTTTGAATACTTAATGTCTTTTGTGGCAgcatattttgacaaaaatatgcTAAAGGTTCACAACACTGGATACTCCTCTGAGATGACTGTACTTTTCCAAAGATTGtctgtgattgtttcagattttgtatatttttatggaGTTCACAA AGTTTGTGAGGGTTTACCTAAAGGCTGGAAAAAGGAGGTTGTTTTACCAATATTGTTAGTTACAAATTGTGGTTTAATGATGGTGGACCatattcattttcaatataatggCATTATGTATGGGATTATGCTGCTTTCTATAGCAGCAATGTGGAAG GAGAATTATAAATGGGCTGCATTTTGGTTTAGCTtcttattaaatatgaaacatatttacatatatctTGCTCCTGCCTATTTTATATACTTATTAAAGCATTACTGCTTTAGTAAATCAAGTCAGGCAAAAACCCTTGTATCAAAGATACAACTGAATCATCTTCTGGGATTGGGTGCAATTGTAATTGGGGTTTTTGCTGTTAGTTTTGTTCCATTTGTTTATCACATTCCTCAA gtTCTTTCTagattatttccatttaaaagaGGTTTATGTCATGCTTATTGGGCTCCAAATGTTTGGGCCATTTACAACACTTTTGATAAAGGTCTTTCTTTGATTT TGCCTAAATTTGGCATACAACTTtcacaaaataattcaacTCTATCAATAACGAGAGGATTAGTACAAGAATTTACACATTCAGTCCTGCCAACGATACGTCCATCTACCACAATGGCCTTAACAGTGCTTTTTATTGTGCCTTTGATGGGGAAGTTATTTGTATTGAAGAAAGaccctttaaattttttgcgttGTCTTGTGTTGTCAGGACTGACTTCCTTTTTGTTTGGGTGGCATGTGCATGAAAAAGCTATATTAATGATCATCATTCCATTGTG cataCTTTCTGTATTAAATCAGAGGGATGCTAAAATCTTCCTCATGCTGGCAACTATCGGACATTATTCCCTATTCCCCCTTTTATTCCCagtatctttaatttttgttaaaattctaCTCCTTATTTTATACACATCTTATGCGTTTTATGTAGAGTACAAAATCCACTTAGCAAGTGCTTGTAGATACTCATTACCACTACTCAATATTGCAGAATCCCTATACTTATTGGGATTAACACTTGTCTTTTTCTATGAGAATGTGATTCACAAGTTATCAGGGTTGGACAGTAAACTACCCTTTTTGCCATTAATGTTAACTTCATTTTATTGCTCTCTAGGGGTGGTTTATTGTTGGGCAAGGTATTACTTTCAACTCTTACATGATGGTTGA